The Salvia miltiorrhiza cultivar Shanhuang (shh) chromosome 1, IMPLAD_Smil_shh, whole genome shotgun sequence genome has a window encoding:
- the LOC130999236 gene encoding LOW QUALITY PROTEIN: ent-8-alpha-hydroxylabd-13-en-15-yl diphosphate synthase CPS4, chloroplastic-like (The sequence of the model RefSeq protein was modified relative to this genomic sequence to represent the inferred CDS: inserted 1 base in 1 codon), whose amino-acid sequence MQPISCPYYFSKISISIESDMSFASNATGFRIPLTTCVYPSPILRFNAKVGSGSSYGTTEAQRNMKCVDGIGRSRVVAVAASGRTWDSNPEVESEKMKEMIRWMFRDMDDGEVSVSAYDTAWVALVEDIGGSGGPQFPTSLDWISDNQLDDGSWGDRKFVLYDRILNTLACVVALTTWKLHPHKCEKGLKFIRENIEKLDNEDEELMLVGFEVALPSLIDLAKKLGIEISDDSPCIKNIYAKRDSKLKEIPMDLLHKEPTSLLFSLEGMEGLDWEKLLTLRSEGSFLSSPSSTAYALQHTKDELCLDYLLKPVNKFNGGVPSTYPVDMFEHLWAVDRLQRLGISRYFQVEIGECLDYVYRYWTNEGISWARYTNIKDSDDTSMGFRLLRLHGYDISIDAFKAFEKGGEFWCMAGQMGHAVTGVYNLYRASQLMFPQEHILLDARNFSANFLHHKRLTNAIVDKWIISKDLPAEVGYALDVPFYASLPRLEARFFLEQYGGDDDVWIGKTLYRMLYVNSNTYLELAKLDYKHCQSVHQLEWKSMQKWYTDCNLGEFGLSERSLLLAYYIAASTAFEPENQXERLAWATTIILVETIASQQLSNEQKREFVNEFENGSTINNRNGGRYKPRSRLVDVLINAITLVAQGRGISQQLSNAWQKWLKTWEGGGHQGEAEARLLIHTLHLSSGLDESSFSHPKYQQLLEVTSKVCHQLRLFQNRKVYDAQGCTSRLVTGTTFQTEAGMQELVKLVFPKTSDDMTSATKQSFFNIARSFYYTAYCHEGAIDSHIDKVLFEKIV is encoded by the exons ATGCAACCCATCTCTTGTCCATATTATTTCTCTAAAATCAGTATTAGTATTGAATCAGACATGTCATTTGCGTCCAACGCCACCGGATTCCGCATTCCGCTAACAACCT GTGTTTATCCCTCCCCCATTCTGCGATTCAATGCAAAGGTTGGGAGTGGAAGTAGTTATGGTACCACAGAGGCACAGA GAAACATGAAATGCGTAGATGGGATTGGCAGAAGTCGGGTAGTCGCAGTTGCAGCATCAGGTCGAACTTGGGACTCAAATCCA GAGGTTGAATCGGAGAAGATGAAGGAAATGATTAGGTGGATGTTCCGAGACATGGACGACGGCGAGGTAAGCGTGTCAGCTTACGACACAGCATGGGTGGCGCTGGTGGAAGACATCGGTGGCAGCGGCGGGCCACAGTTTCCGACGAGCCTAGACTGGATTTCGGATAACCAGTTGGACGATGGGTCGTGGGGAGATCGCAAATTTGTTCTCTACGACCGAATACTCAATACTTTAGCATGTGTAGTCGCACTCACCACTTGGAAACTTCATCCTCACAAATGCGAAAAAG GGCTAAAGTTTATTAGGGAGAATATTGAGAAACTTGATAACGAAGATGAGGAGCTGATGCTTGTAGGATTCGAAGTCGCATTGCCATCACTCATTGATTTAGCCAAAAAGCTTGGAATAGAAATCTCAGATGATTCTCCATGCATCAAAAATATTTATGCAAAGAGAGATTCAAAACTTAAAGAGATACCAATGGATTTACTGCACAAAGAGCCCACATCACTGCTCTTCAGCTTGGAAGGCATGGAAGGCCTTGACTGGGAAAAACTATTGACTTTACGATCCGAGGGTTCGTTTCTTTCGTCGCCGTCGTCCACCGCCTACGCTCTCCAACACACCAAGGATGAGTTATGCCTCGACTATCTGCTCAAGCCTGTCAACAAATTCAACGGCGGAG TTCCAAGCACATACCCTGTCGATATGTTTGAGCATCTCTGGGCTGTAGATCGCTTGCAGAGGTTAGGAATTTCTAGGTATTTTCAGGTTGAAATTGGAGAATGCCTCGACTATGTTTACAG ATACTGGACAAATGAAGGAATTTCGTGGGCAAGATATACAAATATCAAGGATAGTGATGACACCTCCATGGGATTCAGGCTTTTAAGGCTGCACGGCTACGATATTTCTATAG ATGCTTTCAAAGCATTCGAGAAAGGTGGAGAATTCTGGTGTATGGCAGGGCAGATGGGGCACGCTGTTACAGGAGTATACAACTTGTACAGAGCTTCTCAGCTCATGTTCCCTCAAGAACACATACTCCTCGACGCCAGAAACTTCTCAGCCAACTTCTTGCATCATAAAAGACTTACTAATGCTATAGTAGACAAATGGATCATTTCCAAAGACCTTCCTGCCGAG gTGGGATATGCATTGGATGTGCCGTTCTACGCCAGTCTACCACGACTGGAAGCACGATTCTTCCTAGAACAATATGGGGGTGATGATGATGTTTGGATTGGAAAGACTTTGTACAG GATGTTATATGTCAACTCCAACACATACCTTGAGCTGGCAAAATTAGACTACAAACATTGCCAGTCTGTACATCAGTTAGAGTGGAAGAGCATGCAAAA ATGGTATACCGATTGCAATCTAGGGGAGTTTGGGTTGAGCGAAAGAAGCCTTCTCCTAGCTTACTACATAGCAGCCTCTACTGCATTCGAGCCAGAAAATC GTGAGCGGCTGGCTTGGGCTACAACAATAATTTTAGTCGAGACAATCGCATCCCAACAACTCTCCAATGAACAAAAGAGAGAGTTTGTCAATGAATTTGAAAACGGCAGCACCATCAATAACCGAAATGGAGGAAG ATATAAGCCGAGAAGCAGATTGGTCGACGTTCTAATCAACGCTATAACACTGGTAGCACAAGGCAGAGGCATAAGTCAACAGTTGTCTAATGCG TGGCAAAAATGGCTAAAGACATGGGAAGGAGGAGGTCACCAGGGAGAAGCAGAAGCACGGCTTCTTATACACACGCTACATTTGAGCTCCGGATTAGACGAATCATCATTTTCCCATCCAAAATATCAGCAGCTCTTGGAGGTGACCAGCAAAGTATGCCACCAACTTCGCCTATTCCAGAATCGAAAG GTGTATGATGCCCAAGGGTGTACAAGTCGATTGGTAACTGGGACAACTTTTCAAACAGAAGCAGGCATGCAAGAACTAGTGAAATTAGTTTTCCCCAAAACCTCGGACGATATGACTTCTGCTACCAAGCAAAGCTTTTTTAATATTGCTAGAAGTTTCTATTACACTGCCTATTGTCATGAAGGCGCTATAGACTCCCACATAGACAAAGTATTGTTTGAAAAAATAGTCTAG
- the LOC130999253 gene encoding N-terminal acetyltransferase B complex catalytic subunit NAA20 → MTTIRRFCCNDLLRFASVNLDHLTETFNMSFYMTYLARWPDYFHVADAPGNRVMGYIMGKVEGQGESWHGHVTAVTVAPEYRRQQLAKKLMNLLEDISDKIDKAYFVDLFVRASNTPAIKMYEKLDYVVYRRVLRYYSGEEDGLDMRKALSRDVEKKSIIPLKRPITPDELEYD, encoded by the exons ATGACGACGATTCGAAGGTTTTGCTGCAACGATCTCCTCCGATTCGCATCGGTGAACCTCGACCATCTCACTGAAACA TTCAACATGTCGTTCTATATGACCTATTTGGCGCGGTGGCCGGATTATTTCCACGTTGCCGACGCTCCTGGAAACCGAGTTATGGGCTATA TTATGGGCAAGGTTGAGGGACAAGGAGAGTCATGGCATGGTCATGTCACTGCCGTAACTGTAGCTCCTGAATACCGGAGGCAACAATTGGCGAAGAAACTCATGAACCTACTTGAGGACATCAGCGACAAAAT TGACAAAGCTTATTTTGTGGATCTTTTTGTGAGAGCTTCAAATACACCTGCCATCAAGATGTATGAGAAG CTTGACTACGTTGTTTATAGACGTGTACTTCGGTATTACTCTGGAGAGGAAGATGGTTTAG ATATGAGGAAGGCTTTATCAAGAGACGTGGAAAAGAAGTCTATTATTCCTCTCAAACGGCCGATCACTCCAGATGAACTGGAATATGATTAG